From Desulfovibrio aminophilus:
CCCCGCCCCCCCCCCCCCCCCCCCCCCGCCGCGAAATCGCCCCTCCCTTCCCCTCCCATTCGTTCCTGAAGGCGCAACGGGGATCAACACCCACACGATTTCAAACAACCGGGCCTCTCCCGCCGGCATTTGCATGCACGCGAGAGGAGAAACGGAGACGCTTCGGGGACGAAATCGAAAAATGGAAGTGAAATTCCTGGCCGCAATATGGAGACAGCGGCAGATGAAAACTGACGCATCAGGCTTGAGAAACAAAAAACGGCTGGTCGCACAACCATCCGTTTTTCATTTATTTTCTGGTGTCCCCGGCAGGAATCGAACCTGCGGCCTACAGCTTAGGAGGCTGTCGCTCTATCCGACTGAGCTACGGGGACCCGAACCGCCTCGGAAGCGGGAAAGGGAACCTATCCCAAAAGCACCCTGGGAGCAAGGTCGGCCGCCAATGGGCGGGCGACTCCCTTTACAAGCGCGAAAAAGGCCCTATACTCGCGAATGCGATTGAGGCGCCCGCGTTCCCGGACGCGCCCGCAAGGAGGATTCATGTCGTTCAGGAAATCGTCGGCCTTGGCCATCCTGGCCTTGTTCGTCCTGGCTCTGCCCATCCAGGCCGCGGCCAAGGCGTCCCTGCCCGAGTTCGCCGACCTGGCGGAAAAGGCCGGCAAGGCCGTGGTCAACATCAGCACGGTGAAGACCGCCCCGGCCACCAACCCGCTCCAGGAATTCCTCAAAAATCAGCCCAACAGCCCGTTCCGCGACTTCTTCGACCAGTTCATGGGCAACATGCCCATGCAACCGCGCAAGATGAGCTCCCTGGGCTCGGGCTTCGTCATCTCCTCTGACGGCTATGTCGCCACCAACAACCACGTCATCGCCGACGCGGACCAGATCACGGTCAAGCTCCAGGAGAACGGCAAGGAGTATCCGGCCAAGATCGTGGGCCGCGACCCCGAGACCGACCTGGCCCTGCTCAAGATCGACGCGGGCGACAACCTCCCGGTGCTCTCCTTCGGCGACTCCGACGCCCTGCGCGTGGGCGAGTGGGTCATGGCCATCGGCAATCCCTTCGGCCTGGGCCACACCGTCACCGCGGGCATCGTCAGCGCCAAGGGCCGGATCATCGGCCAGGGCGCCTTCGACAACTTCATCCAGACCGACGCCAGCATCAACCCCGGCAACTCCGGCGGCCCGCTCATCGACCTGGACGGCCGGGTCATCGGCATCAACACCGCCATCATCGCCTCGGGCCAGGGCATCGGCTTCGCCATTCCCAGCAACATGGCCGCCAAGATCCTGGACCAGCTCAAGTCCGGCAAGACGCCCAAGCGCGGCTGGCTGGGCGTGACCATCCAGGGCGTGGACGAGAACACGGCCAAGGCCCTGGGCCTGCCCGGCGCCAAGGGCGCGCTCGTCTCGGCCGTGTCGCCCGGCGACCCGGCGGACAAGGCCGGGATCAAGCCCGGCGACGTGATCATCAAGGTCAACGGCGAGCCCGTGGAGGACTCCGCCGCCCTGTTGCGCACCATCGCGGGCATGGCCCCCGGCGACAAGGCCTCCCTGGGCATCTGGCGCCAGGGCAAGGAGATCGCCCGCAAGGTCACCCTGGAGGAACGCGCCCCGAACATCGCGGCCATGGAGCGCGGCCAGGGGCGCGGCGGCCAGCCGGGCAAGGAGCAGTCCGCCGACGAAATCGGCGTGACCGTGCGCCCGCTCTCGTCCCAGGAAGCCCGCGCCCTCGGCATGGAGCAGCCGCAGGGCCTGGTCATCACCGGCGTGCGCGAGGGCTCCCCGGCCGCCCAGTCCGACGTCCGCCCCGGGGACGTGGTTCTGGAGGCCAACCAGAACCCCGTGTCCAACGTGGCCGACT
This genomic window contains:
- a CDS encoding DegQ family serine endoprotease, whose product is MSFRKSSALAILALFVLALPIQAAAKASLPEFADLAEKAGKAVVNISTVKTAPATNPLQEFLKNQPNSPFRDFFDQFMGNMPMQPRKMSSLGSGFVISSDGYVATNNHVIADADQITVKLQENGKEYPAKIVGRDPETDLALLKIDAGDNLPVLSFGDSDALRVGEWVMAIGNPFGLGHTVTAGIVSAKGRIIGQGAFDNFIQTDASINPGNSGGPLIDLDGRVIGINTAIIASGQGIGFAIPSNMAAKILDQLKSGKTPKRGWLGVTIQGVDENTAKALGLPGAKGALVSAVSPGDPADKAGIKPGDVIIKVNGEPVEDSAALLRTIAGMAPGDKASLGIWRQGKEIARKVTLEERAPNIAAMERGQGRGGQPGKEQSADEIGVTVRPLSSQEARALGMEQPQGLVITGVREGSPAAQSDVRPGDVVLEANQNPVSNVADFQKIVREDGKKRGVVMLLLKRQGRNIFRTIGLE